The following coding sequences are from one Xiphophorus couchianus chromosome 7, X_couchianus-1.0, whole genome shotgun sequence window:
- the LOC114147602 gene encoding protein Fer3, with translation MEDIGLLLDFDQEGSTDFACWGQMDQNFHFQTQLDSFLMDCQAASGQLSPWSSFGCQSVFSDTQLTITDLDVQSPGLGACAESDGCSADEPLEAAKRRTRSLVVHQPYKVQRHAANIRERKRMLSINSAFEELRCHVPTFPYEKRLSKIDTLRLAIAYIALLREILTSGSDPKSYVDECMKSGYKNQTNAIWNTSDLTARLSWIKWD, from the exons ATGGAGGATATTGGACTCCTTTTAGACTTTGATCAGGAGGGCTCCACTGACTTTGCATGTTGGGGACAGATGGACCAAAACTTCCACTTTCAGACCCAGCTGGATTCCTTCCTGATGGACTGCCAGGCAGCCAGCGGTCAGCTCTCCCCCTGGTCTTCTTTTGGCTGTCAGTCTGTGTTTTCAGACACACAGCTGACAATCACCGACTTGGATGTACAGTCACCGGGACTTGGCGCTTGCGCTGAAAGCGACGGATGCTCTGCCGATGAACCTCTGGAGGCAGCCAAGCGCCGGACACGGAGCCTGGTGGTCCACCAGCCGTACAAGGTCCAACGGCACGCCGCCAACATCcgggagaggaagaggatgctGAGCATCAACTCTGCCTTTGAGGAGCTGCGCTGCCATGTCCCAACATTTCCCTATGAGAAGCGACTGTCTAAGATAGACACTCTGAGGCTGGCCATAGCCTACATCGCCCTGCTGAGGGAGATCCTCACGTCGGGGTCTGACCCCAAATCCTATGTTGATGAGTGCATGAAGAGCGGCTACAAGAATCAAACCAATGCAATCTGGAATACAAGCG ATCTGACAGCCCGTCTCTCTTGGATAAAGTGGGATTAG